A genomic region of Caulobacter vibrioides contains the following coding sequences:
- a CDS encoding DUF2442 domain-containing protein: MAITDDDIDVATKRGEALTAERPHVVAARYDAARGMIEIALANGAIFSFPPRLAQALQGATVVQLKEVEVVGAGTGLHFPLIDADLYIPALIEGVFGSKAWMAARLGQDGGRVRSERKSAAARANGKLGGRPRKAS, encoded by the coding sequence ATGGCGATTACCGATGATGACATCGACGTGGCGACCAAGCGGGGCGAGGCCCTGACGGCGGAGCGGCCTCACGTTGTCGCGGCCCGGTACGACGCCGCCCGCGGCATGATCGAGATCGCCTTGGCGAACGGCGCGATTTTCAGCTTCCCGCCACGTCTCGCCCAAGCGCTGCAGGGCGCGACCGTGGTTCAGTTGAAAGAGGTTGAGGTCGTCGGGGCGGGGACGGGACTGCACTTCCCCTTGATCGACGCCGATCTCTACATCCCCGCCCTGATCGAGGGCGTGTTCGGCTCCAAGGCCTGGATGGCGGCGCGGCTCGGCCAAGACGGCGGACGTGTTCGCAGCGAGCGCAAATCCGCCGCCGCACGCGCAAACGGCAAGCTGGGCGGACGGCCGCGAAAGGCGAGCTAG
- a CDS encoding putative bifunctional diguanylate cyclase/phosphodiesterase has protein sequence MFTLRDTVSFLEPAREDHLGKALYERFREEPDTLIIPVLDAENRPIGLVERNAFFLRMAAEYGRALYANRPISTLMDREPLVVDAEMALADFTTDSLSYRASDLLRGFIVTEDGRYLGVGTVLGLLQAANETNRRSVEALAVAKAEVERAQTFMTGIVEAMPAMVFVKRADDHSYVLLNRAGEKTLGYKRDEVIGKTDADIHDAELAALYRERDRAVLDSGEVRVVEEDHVPRKDGSIAILRTKKIALLNAEGHAEYLLGVSEDIAERKRAEAQIARLAHYDPLTELPNRVLFQKHLGEALARRDRKGDALAVHFVDLDRFKTVNDTLGHPLGDALLKIAAERLRGCVREGDTVARLGGDEFAVVQTGLDDANGATRLAARIVEAMAAPFDLQGQHVVIGASVGVSLAPTDGEDADELLKKADMALYRAKADGRGAYHFFERAMDEQLQARRALELDLRRALQAGEFELFYQPLYHLGDERVTGCEALLRWRHPERGTVSPADFIPLAEEIGLIVQLGEWVLRRACVEAAGWPEHVRLAVNLSPAQFRDRGLVRTVVSALAASGLSANRLELEITESVLLQDNAANMTMLHDLKALGVRISMDDFGTGYSSLSYLRSFPFDKIKIDQTFVRDILHDSDAMAIIKAVLDLGASMGVTTTAEGVETLEQLNALRSQGCAEIQGYFISRPAPANEIAKMLGVDVRHDDAPPVSTLGRLEPPVPQADAADARVEAA, from the coding sequence ATGTTCACCCTGCGGGACACTGTTTCTTTCCTGGAGCCGGCGCGCGAGGACCACCTCGGCAAGGCCTTGTATGAGCGGTTCCGCGAGGAGCCTGACACGCTCATCATTCCGGTTCTGGACGCCGAGAACCGCCCCATCGGCCTGGTCGAGCGCAACGCCTTCTTCCTGCGGATGGCGGCCGAGTACGGTCGGGCGCTCTACGCCAACCGGCCGATCTCGACCCTGATGGACCGCGAGCCGCTGGTCGTGGACGCCGAGATGGCGCTGGCCGACTTCACGACCGACAGTCTTTCGTATCGGGCCTCTGATCTGCTGCGGGGCTTCATCGTCACCGAGGACGGCCGATATCTGGGCGTCGGAACGGTTCTGGGGCTCCTGCAGGCCGCCAACGAAACCAACCGCCGCAGCGTCGAGGCCCTTGCGGTGGCCAAGGCCGAGGTTGAACGCGCACAGACCTTCATGACCGGCATCGTCGAAGCCATGCCCGCGATGGTCTTCGTCAAGCGCGCTGACGATCACAGCTATGTCCTGCTCAACCGCGCGGGCGAAAAGACGCTGGGCTACAAGCGCGACGAAGTGATCGGGAAGACCGACGCCGACATCCATGACGCGGAACTGGCTGCGCTGTATCGCGAGCGTGACCGCGCCGTGCTCGATTCCGGTGAGGTGCGGGTCGTTGAAGAAGACCACGTGCCGCGGAAGGATGGCAGCATCGCCATCCTGCGCACCAAGAAGATCGCGCTGCTGAACGCCGAAGGTCACGCGGAATATCTGCTGGGCGTCTCCGAAGACATCGCCGAGCGCAAGCGCGCTGAAGCGCAGATTGCGCGTCTGGCGCACTATGATCCGCTCACCGAACTGCCCAATCGTGTGCTGTTCCAGAAGCATCTCGGCGAGGCCCTGGCGCGGCGGGACCGCAAGGGCGACGCCCTGGCGGTGCACTTCGTGGACCTGGACCGCTTCAAGACCGTCAATGACACCCTGGGTCACCCGCTGGGCGATGCGTTGCTGAAGATCGCCGCCGAACGCCTGCGCGGCTGCGTCCGCGAAGGCGACACCGTCGCACGCCTGGGCGGCGACGAGTTCGCCGTGGTGCAGACGGGGCTGGACGACGCGAACGGCGCCACGCGCCTGGCCGCGCGGATCGTCGAGGCCATGGCTGCGCCGTTCGATCTCCAGGGACAGCACGTAGTGATCGGCGCCAGCGTTGGGGTCAGCCTGGCGCCGACCGATGGCGAGGACGCCGACGAACTGCTGAAAAAGGCCGACATGGCCCTGTACCGCGCCAAGGCCGATGGGCGCGGGGCCTACCACTTCTTCGAACGCGCCATGGACGAGCAACTTCAGGCGCGTCGCGCGCTGGAGCTGGATCTGCGCCGGGCCCTGCAGGCCGGCGAGTTCGAGCTGTTCTATCAACCGCTTTATCACCTGGGCGACGAGCGCGTGACGGGCTGCGAGGCGCTGCTGCGCTGGCGACATCCGGAGCGCGGCACGGTTTCGCCCGCCGACTTTATTCCCCTCGCCGAGGAGATCGGCCTGATCGTCCAGCTGGGCGAATGGGTCCTGCGCCGCGCCTGCGTCGAGGCCGCCGGATGGCCCGAGCATGTGCGTCTGGCGGTGAATCTGTCGCCGGCGCAGTTCCGCGACCGGGGTCTGGTGCGCACGGTGGTCTCGGCCCTGGCGGCGTCGGGCCTGTCGGCGAACCGCCTTGAGCTTGAGATCACCGAGTCGGTCCTGCTGCAGGACAACGCCGCCAACATGACCATGCTGCACGACCTGAAAGCCCTGGGCGTGCGGATCTCGATGGACGATTTCGGCACCGGCTACAGCTCGCTGAGCTATCTGCGCAGCTTCCCGTTCGACAAGATCAAGATCGACCAGACCTTCGTGCGCGACATCCTGCACGACAGCGACGCCATGGCCATCATCAAGGCCGTGCTGGACCTGGGCGCCTCGATGGGGGTCACCACCACGGCGGAAGGTGTCGAGACCCTGGAGCAGTTGAACGCCCTGCGCAGCCAAGGCTGCGCCGAGATCCAGGGCTACTTCATCAGCCGTCCGGCGCCGGCCAACGAGATCGCCAAGATGCTGGGGGTGGATGTCCGTCACGACGACGCCCCGCCCGTTTCGACGCTGGGTCGCCTTGAGCCGCCTGTCCCGCAGGCGGACGCGGCGGATGCCCGCGTCGAAGCTGCGTGA
- a CDS encoding phage holin family protein, translating to MFRLIFRLLIAAFGLWLATQIVPGVTADGWKTLLIAGLLLGIVNAVVRPIVTLLTFPLTLATLGLFLLVVNAGMIGLVAWMLDGLTVRGLWAGILAAVVTGVVSWGGQILLGDAKEERERD from the coding sequence ATGTTCCGTCTGATCTTTCGCCTGCTGATCGCCGCCTTTGGTCTGTGGCTGGCGACCCAGATCGTGCCGGGCGTCACGGCCGACGGCTGGAAGACCCTGCTGATCGCGGGCCTGCTGCTGGGGATCGTCAATGCGGTGGTGCGTCCGATCGTGACCCTGCTGACCTTTCCTCTCACCCTGGCGACGCTGGGCCTGTTCCTGTTGGTGGTGAACGCGGGCATGATCGGCCTTGTGGCCTGGATGCTGGACGGCCTGACGGTTCGTGGCCTGTGGGCGGGGATCCTGGCGGCCGTCGTCACCGGCGTGGTCAGCTGGGGCGGCCAGATCCTGCTGGGCGACGCCAAGGAGGAGCGGGAGCGCGACTAG
- the rpoH gene encoding RNA polymerase sigma factor RpoH produces MAVNSLSVMSPDGGLSRYLTEIRKFPMLSKDEEFMLAQRWKEHQDPQAAHKMVTSHLRLVAKIAMGYRGYGLPIGEVISEGNVGLMQAVKKFEPEKGFRLATYAMWWIRASIQEYILRSWSLVKMGTTAAQKKLFFNLRKAKSQIAAFQEGDLHPDQVSQIATKLGVLDSEVISMNRRLSGPDASLNAPLRADGESEWQDWLADEEQVSQETVVAENEEKSLRMSLLEEAMVELTDRERHILTERRLKDDPTTLEELAAQYGVSRERVRQIEVRAFEKLQKTMREAAIAKNMVDA; encoded by the coding sequence ATGGCCGTGAATTCTCTATCGGTGATGTCGCCGGACGGCGGCTTGTCGCGTTACCTCACCGAGATCCGCAAGTTCCCGATGCTCAGCAAGGACGAAGAGTTCATGCTGGCCCAGCGCTGGAAAGAGCACCAGGACCCGCAAGCGGCCCACAAGATGGTCACCAGCCACCTGCGCCTCGTGGCCAAGATCGCCATGGGCTATCGCGGCTACGGCCTGCCGATCGGCGAGGTGATCTCCGAGGGCAATGTCGGCCTGATGCAGGCCGTCAAGAAGTTCGAGCCCGAAAAGGGCTTCCGCCTGGCGACCTACGCCATGTGGTGGATCCGCGCCTCGATCCAGGAATACATCCTGCGCTCGTGGTCGCTGGTGAAGATGGGCACGACCGCCGCGCAGAAGAAGCTGTTCTTCAACCTGCGCAAGGCCAAGAGCCAGATCGCCGCCTTCCAGGAAGGCGACCTGCACCCTGACCAGGTCAGCCAGATCGCCACCAAGCTGGGCGTGCTGGACAGCGAAGTCATCTCGATGAACCGCCGCCTGTCGGGCCCCGACGCCTCGCTGAACGCGCCGCTGCGCGCCGACGGCGAAAGCGAGTGGCAGGACTGGCTGGCCGACGAAGAGCAGGTCTCCCAGGAGACCGTCGTCGCCGAGAACGAGGAAAAGTCGCTGCGGATGTCGCTTCTTGAGGAAGCGATGGTCGAGTTGACCGACCGCGAGCGTCACATCCTGACCGAGCGCCGCCTGAAGGACGACCCGACCACCCTGGAAGAGCTCGCCGCCCAGTACGGCGTCAGCCGCGAGCGGGTCCGCCAGATCGAGGTGCGGGCGTTCGAAAAGCTGCAGAAGACCATGCGCGAGGCGGCGATCGCCAAGAACATGGTCGACGCCTAA
- a CDS encoding alpha/beta fold hydrolase — protein MHAPMTAAPLPQLILLPGLLNDAELWRDQISGLSDVARPWVPDLTPYATIRDMAEHVLEHAEPTFAVAGFSMGGYVAQEIARLAPQRIERLALLNTSIRVDTPERAAQRRALNKAAARGGTFLGIGQAIMKSYVDVSRLNDVALTTRIVAMTQRLGREVFLRQNSLEREDGEAALAALRVPLVVIVGENDQITPAEGHRQMAAAIGCSHLVVIPNAGHMTPMEAPGPVNGALRHWLARPAGHR, from the coding sequence ATGCACGCGCCTATGACCGCCGCGCCGCTCCCCCAGCTGATCCTCCTCCCCGGCCTGCTGAACGACGCCGAGTTGTGGCGTGATCAGATCAGCGGGCTTTCCGACGTCGCCCGCCCATGGGTTCCTGATCTCACCCCCTACGCCACGATCCGCGACATGGCCGAGCACGTGCTGGAGCACGCCGAGCCGACCTTCGCGGTCGCCGGGTTCTCGATGGGCGGCTATGTGGCCCAGGAGATCGCGCGTCTGGCGCCGCAGCGCATCGAGCGCCTGGCCCTGCTGAACACCTCGATCCGGGTCGACACGCCCGAGCGCGCCGCCCAGCGCCGGGCGCTGAACAAGGCCGCCGCCCGGGGCGGGACGTTCCTGGGGATCGGCCAGGCGATCATGAAAAGCTATGTCGACGTCTCGCGCCTGAACGATGTCGCGCTGACCACCCGCATTGTCGCGATGACCCAGCGCCTGGGCCGCGAGGTGTTCCTGCGCCAGAACAGCCTGGAGCGCGAGGACGGCGAAGCCGCGCTTGCCGCCCTGCGCGTCCCGCTGGTGGTCATCGTCGGTGAGAACGACCAGATCACCCCGGCCGAAGGACATCGACAGATGGCGGCGGCCATCGGCTGCTCGCACCTGGTGGTGATCCCCAATGCCGGGCACATGACGCCGATGGAGGCGCCGGGCCCGGTCAACGGCGCTCTGCGCCACTGGCTGGCCCGACCGGCCGGACATCGTTAG
- a CDS encoding response regulator — MFDGNVRTIQRVAAKVQRVMVVDPNPATARLLTEHLRPLGGVQIFSAPTAEKGYAMARAADPQLIFVEHGSSGVDGLAFTRKLRRSDLACREAPVIMCTSEATAEAIFGARDAGVHEFMRKPFNLKDLERRLEAVTLKPRDWVEAVAYVGPDRRRFNSADYKGPRKRKADAANTPAARLSQALRIVKSAAQALDSDPAQARRALAAQALELRRVGEAVKEPRLIQAAEALTACTQTDMAGSGARAELVKRIDALMGFMAPEDTGRAA, encoded by the coding sequence GTGTTTGACGGAAACGTCCGCACAATCCAGCGGGTCGCCGCGAAGGTCCAGAGGGTGATGGTCGTTGACCCTAACCCCGCGACCGCGCGCCTGTTGACCGAGCATCTTCGGCCTCTGGGCGGGGTTCAGATCTTCTCGGCCCCGACCGCCGAGAAGGGCTATGCGATGGCCCGTGCGGCTGACCCGCAACTGATCTTCGTCGAACACGGAAGCTCCGGCGTCGATGGACTGGCGTTCACCCGCAAGCTGCGCCGCAGTGATCTAGCCTGCCGTGAGGCGCCGGTGATCATGTGCACCAGCGAGGCGACGGCCGAGGCCATCTTCGGCGCGCGGGACGCCGGCGTGCACGAGTTCATGCGCAAGCCCTTCAATCTGAAGGATCTGGAGCGCCGCCTCGAGGCGGTGACGCTGAAGCCGCGCGACTGGGTCGAGGCCGTGGCCTATGTCGGCCCCGATCGTCGCCGCTTCAACTCGGCCGACTATAAGGGACCGCGCAAGCGCAAGGCGGACGCCGCCAATACGCCCGCAGCACGGCTTTCCCAGGCCCTGCGCATCGTAAAGTCGGCCGCCCAGGCCCTGGACAGCGATCCGGCGCAAGCCCGCCGCGCCCTGGCGGCGCAGGCGCTGGAACTGCGGCGCGTGGGCGAGGCGGTGAAGGAGCCGCGCCTGATCCAGGCCGCCGAGGCTCTGACGGCCTGCACGCAGACCGATATGGCGGGTTCGGGCGCGCGCGCCGAACTGGTCAAGCGGATCGACGCGCTGATGGGCTTCATGGCCCCAGAGGATACGGGCCGAGCGGCCTAG
- a CDS encoding ATP-binding protein encodes MLVVSRRSRVARLGASLLIAGLLAFNFGLKPCLIWCAAILACEGWVTYLQVTFKPTGDVTRMRWMRLGPPSAFALVWAAMAILCVLKGPGGMRYAGVLILFGMVVEGMRYAVSSPSAMLTLTIWPVAALAALPIVAPRFSLWDRVIALVFLVCLVGYVIDAVRTMREAARAREEAEAKALEASQAKSTFLAMMSHELRTPMNGVLGLAHALRGTPLDAQQAGYLEMIEESGHGLMAILNDILDLSKIEAGKLTLEVAPFDIRKLALQTRAVWSESARLKGLDLVLEVAPSTPAFVAGDAARVRQILMNLVSNAVKFTGAGRVVIRLSADDQERVSVSVSDTGMGMSAEQIERAFTPFAQGDPSIARRFGGTGLGLSICRQLAELMEGEILVSSEPGVGSTFTARLRLPATAALVAPTAQAAAPELEGARVLVVDDNLVNQMVARAILEAVGVAVAVANDGHAALARLRIEDFDVVLMDVHMPGMDGVEAVRRIRCGEAGRSDLPVVALTADAMAGDAERLMAQGFDDAHPKPVQPAGLLATVASLRKAPSELERLRAVGA; translated from the coding sequence ATGCTCGTAGTGAGCCGTCGCAGCCGAGTCGCGCGCCTTGGCGCCAGCCTGTTGATCGCGGGGTTGCTGGCCTTCAATTTCGGCCTGAAGCCGTGCCTGATCTGGTGCGCCGCGATCCTGGCCTGCGAAGGCTGGGTTACCTACCTGCAGGTCACCTTCAAGCCGACCGGCGACGTGACGCGGATGCGGTGGATGCGCTTGGGTCCGCCATCCGCCTTCGCGCTGGTCTGGGCGGCGATGGCGATCCTGTGCGTGCTCAAGGGCCCGGGCGGGATGCGCTATGCCGGCGTCCTCATCCTGTTTGGCATGGTGGTCGAGGGGATGCGGTACGCCGTCAGCAGTCCTTCGGCGATGCTCACCTTGACGATCTGGCCGGTCGCCGCCCTGGCGGCCCTGCCGATCGTCGCGCCGCGATTCAGCCTGTGGGATCGCGTGATCGCCCTGGTGTTCCTGGTGTGCCTGGTTGGCTATGTGATCGACGCGGTTCGCACGATGCGGGAGGCGGCCAGGGCGCGCGAAGAGGCTGAGGCCAAGGCGCTGGAGGCCAGCCAGGCCAAGTCGACCTTCCTGGCGATGATGAGCCATGAGCTGCGCACGCCGATGAACGGCGTCCTGGGCCTGGCGCACGCGCTGCGCGGCACCCCGCTGGACGCCCAGCAGGCCGGGTATCTGGAAATGATCGAGGAGTCGGGCCACGGCCTGATGGCGATCCTCAATGACATTCTTGATCTCTCCAAGATCGAGGCTGGCAAACTGACCCTCGAGGTCGCGCCCTTCGATATCCGCAAGCTGGCGCTTCAGACCCGCGCGGTGTGGAGCGAGAGCGCTCGCCTGAAGGGCCTTGATCTGGTTCTGGAAGTCGCCCCCAGCACACCAGCCTTCGTGGCCGGTGACGCCGCGCGCGTGCGTCAGATCCTGATGAACCTGGTTTCCAACGCCGTGAAGTTCACGGGCGCGGGGCGCGTGGTCATCCGGCTTTCGGCCGATGATCAAGAGCGCGTCAGCGTCTCGGTCAGTGATACCGGGATGGGGATGAGCGCCGAGCAGATCGAGCGCGCCTTCACGCCCTTCGCCCAGGGCGATCCGTCCATCGCGCGCCGTTTCGGCGGCACCGGGCTTGGGCTTTCCATCTGCCGCCAGCTGGCCGAACTGATGGAGGGTGAGATCCTGGTGTCCAGCGAGCCGGGCGTGGGCTCCACCTTCACCGCTCGTCTGCGCCTGCCCGCGACCGCCGCGCTTGTCGCGCCGACGGCTCAGGCTGCGGCGCCTGAGCTCGAAGGCGCGCGCGTGCTCGTCGTCGACGACAACCTGGTCAACCAGATGGTCGCGCGCGCGATCCTGGAAGCCGTCGGCGTCGCCGTGGCGGTCGCTAACGACGGTCACGCCGCGCTGGCTCGACTGCGTATCGAGGACTTCGATGTCGTGCTCATGGACGTCCACATGCCAGGGATGGACGGGGTGGAGGCGGTGCGCCGTATCCGCTGTGGCGAGGCCGGACGCAGCGACCTTCCCGTCGTGGCCCTGACCGCCGACGCCATGGCCGGCGACGCCGAGCGTCTGATGGCGCAAGGCTTTGACGACGCCCACCCCAAGCCCGTGCAGCCTGCGGGGCTTTTGGCCACCGTGGCGAGTCTTCGCAAGGCGCCCTCCGAACTGGAGCGGCTGCGCGCGGTCGGAGCCTAA
- a CDS encoding adenylosuccinate synthase gives MANVTVVGAQWGDEGKGKIVDWLSNRADVVVRFQGGHNAGHTLVVDGKVYKLALLPSGVVQGKLSVIGNGVVVDPWHLLSEIDKIADQGVAITPDLLILADNACLILPLHRDLDQAREAASTQKIGTTGRGIGPAYEDKVGRRAIRVADLADPEALKPKIERLLSHHGALRRGLGLPEADPQALFDELMALAPRILAYAQPAWRVLDQAYKAGRRILFEGAQGSLLDVDHGTYPFVTSSNTAAGQASAGSGMGPSATGFVLGIVKAYTTRVGEGPFPAELFDEVGKHLSTVGREVGVNTGRARRCGWFDSVLVRQSVAINGIHGVALTKLDVLDGLKTLKICVGYKIGDKVVDYLPAGLRDQAAATPVYEEIEGWTESTAGARSFKDLNANAIKYVRRVEELIGAPVALLSTSPERDDTILMRDPFQG, from the coding sequence ATGGCTAACGTGACCGTTGTCGGCGCCCAGTGGGGCGACGAGGGCAAGGGCAAGATCGTCGACTGGCTCAGCAACCGAGCCGATGTCGTCGTGCGCTTCCAGGGCGGCCACAACGCCGGCCATACGCTGGTGGTGGACGGCAAGGTCTACAAGCTGGCCCTGCTGCCCTCGGGCGTGGTGCAGGGCAAGCTCTCCGTCATCGGCAATGGCGTCGTGGTCGACCCCTGGCACCTGCTGTCCGAGATCGACAAGATCGCCGACCAGGGCGTGGCCATCACGCCCGACCTGCTGATCCTGGCCGACAACGCCTGCCTGATCCTGCCGCTGCACCGCGACCTGGACCAGGCGCGTGAAGCCGCCTCGACCCAGAAGATCGGCACCACCGGCCGGGGCATCGGCCCGGCCTATGAGGACAAGGTCGGCCGCCGCGCCATCCGCGTCGCGGATCTCGCCGATCCCGAAGCCCTGAAGCCGAAGATCGAGCGCCTGCTGAGCCACCATGGCGCCTTGCGCCGGGGGCTGGGCTTGCCGGAGGCTGATCCGCAAGCCCTGTTCGACGAGCTGATGGCGCTGGCGCCGCGTATCCTGGCCTATGCTCAGCCGGCCTGGCGGGTGCTGGACCAGGCCTACAAGGCCGGCCGTCGGATCTTGTTCGAGGGCGCGCAAGGCTCGCTGCTGGACGTCGACCACGGCACCTACCCCTTTGTCACCTCGTCCAACACCGCCGCCGGCCAGGCCTCGGCCGGTTCGGGCATGGGTCCGTCGGCGACCGGTTTCGTGCTGGGGATCGTCAAGGCCTACACCACGCGCGTGGGCGAGGGCCCGTTCCCGGCCGAGCTGTTCGACGAGGTCGGCAAGCACCTGTCGACGGTCGGCCGCGAGGTCGGCGTCAACACCGGCCGCGCCCGTCGCTGCGGCTGGTTCGACTCGGTGCTGGTGCGCCAGTCGGTGGCCATCAACGGCATCCACGGCGTGGCCTTGACCAAGCTCGACGTGCTGGACGGCCTGAAGACCCTGAAGATCTGCGTCGGCTACAAGATCGGCGACAAGGTCGTCGACTACCTGCCGGCCGGCCTGCGCGACCAAGCCGCCGCCACGCCGGTCTATGAGGAAATCGAGGGCTGGACCGAAAGCACCGCCGGGGCCCGCTCGTTCAAGGACCTCAACGCCAACGCCATCAAGTATGTGCGCCGCGTCGAGGAGCTGATCGGCGCGCCGGTGGCGCTGCTGTCGACCAGCCCGGAACGGGATGACACCATCCTCATGCGCGACCCGTTCCAGGGGTAA
- a CDS encoding acyloxyacyl hydrolase has protein sequence MMKTATFAAVASLTLACAALGCASPALAGEAFVGVYKHDVTFIGNAVGLGAAGREGGADIHLGYRTKRIERLTWLGKPQVHAMVSINTNNTSNFAAVGFNWKIELGQPGGFYLRPGMGLAYTDGKAGLPPANAPNLTPEERDRRTWLYYNRIDFGSKVLFEPELALGYQVNDKLALELSYTHLSNGQIFHQGKNQGLDDAGVRLVYAF, from the coding sequence TTGATGAAGACCGCCACTTTCGCCGCCGTGGCCTCCCTTACGCTTGCCTGCGCCGCGCTCGGATGCGCGAGCCCCGCGCTGGCGGGCGAGGCCTTTGTCGGTGTCTACAAGCACGACGTCACCTTCATCGGGAACGCCGTTGGTCTGGGCGCCGCAGGTCGCGAGGGCGGCGCCGACATCCATCTGGGCTATCGCACCAAGCGCATCGAGCGCCTGACCTGGCTGGGCAAGCCGCAGGTCCATGCGATGGTGTCGATCAACACCAACAACACCTCGAACTTCGCCGCCGTCGGCTTCAACTGGAAGATCGAGCTGGGTCAGCCGGGCGGCTTCTACCTGCGCCCCGGCATGGGTCTGGCCTACACCGACGGCAAGGCCGGCCTGCCGCCCGCCAATGCGCCGAACCTGACGCCCGAGGAGCGTGACCGCCGCACCTGGCTCTACTACAACCGCATCGATTTCGGCTCGAAGGTGCTGTTCGAGCCGGAGCTGGCCTTGGGCTATCAGGTCAACGACAAACTCGCGCTGGAGCTTAGCTACACGCACCTGTCGAACGGCCAGATCTTCCACCAAGGCAAGAACCAAGGGCTTGACGACGCAGGGGTTCGGCTGGTTTACGCCTTCTGA
- a CDS encoding threonine ammonia-lyase: MTVSLADIQAAAARLKGLAVETPLIESPALNERLGGRIFLKPETLQRAGAFKFRGAYNRLSQLSEAEKARGVVAFSSGNHAQGVALAAKLLGVPALIVMPSDSPSVKVEGTRSFGADIRFYDRFTEDRIAIADQIAAERGCVVVPSYDDPHIIAGQGTVGLEIVAQAAAQGATLDSLICCVGGGGLIAGTSTAVKALSPATHVWGVEPAGFDETRRSLESGRRETIDKDARSICDALLTPIPGDLTWPINQKTLSGVVAVTDAEVAEAMRYAFSTLKLVVEPGGCVALTAALTGKVDVAGKTVAIVLSGGNVDPGLFAQVLSGQI, encoded by the coding sequence ATGACCGTCTCGCTCGCCGATATCCAAGCCGCCGCCGCTCGCCTGAAGGGCCTGGCCGTCGAGACGCCGCTGATCGAGAGCCCCGCCTTGAACGAGCGGCTGGGCGGGCGGATTTTCCTCAAGCCCGAGACCTTGCAACGGGCGGGCGCCTTCAAGTTTCGCGGCGCCTACAACCGGCTGAGCCAACTGAGCGAGGCTGAAAAGGCGCGGGGCGTCGTGGCGTTCTCGTCCGGCAACCACGCCCAGGGCGTGGCGCTGGCGGCCAAGCTGCTGGGCGTGCCGGCCCTGATCGTGATGCCCTCCGATTCGCCGAGCGTGAAGGTCGAGGGCACGCGAAGCTTCGGCGCGGACATCCGCTTCTACGACCGCTTCACCGAGGACCGCATCGCGATCGCCGACCAGATCGCGGCCGAGCGCGGCTGCGTCGTCGTGCCGTCCTACGACGATCCCCACATCATCGCCGGTCAAGGCACGGTGGGTCTGGAGATCGTCGCCCAGGCCGCCGCGCAAGGCGCGACGCTGGACAGCCTGATCTGCTGCGTCGGCGGCGGCGGTCTGATCGCCGGAACCTCGACGGCGGTGAAGGCCCTCTCCCCCGCGACTCATGTGTGGGGCGTCGAGCCCGCCGGCTTCGATGAGACCCGACGCTCGCTGGAAAGCGGCCGCCGCGAGACCATCGACAAGGACGCCCGCTCGATCTGCGACGCCCTGCTGACCCCGATCCCTGGCGACCTGACCTGGCCGATCAACCAGAAGACCCTGTCCGGCGTGGTCGCGGTGACGGACGCCGAAGTGGCCGAGGCCATGCGCTATGCGTTCTCGACCTTGAAACTGGTGGTGGAGCCCGGCGGCTGCGTGGCCCTGACGGCGGCCCTGACGGGCAAGGTCGACGTGGCCGGCAAGACCGTGGCGATCGTCCTGTCGGGCGGCAATGTCGATCCGGGGTTGTTCGCGCAGGTCTTGAGCGGTCAAATCTGA